One window from the genome of Chroococcidiopsis sp. TS-821 encodes:
- the nthB gene encoding nitrile hydratase subunit beta — translation MKLQHYLGGLEGLGRINFEKRVFVQPWEKRIFGIHVAMMALSQHLEAAKVTPTQFKSIWTWANLRKLAEGMNPFDYFKYRYYEKWLGGISSFFIESGYISTAELETKTEVFLEKSDTPLPHNTEPAIDNQVIEYLRVGDSPKCKVEDLKPKFSVGDTVTIKNPLPTEHCKLPGYLRNKQGVIETVYEDAYNYPLQTGDGVGDPMPIYSIKFDSHAIWGNLTEPKTWIYADIYEAYIENPN, via the coding sequence ATGAAACTTCAGCATTATCTTGGTGGACTTGAGGGATTAGGACGCATCAACTTCGAGAAGCGCGTTTTTGTCCAACCTTGGGAAAAGCGAATTTTTGGTATCCATGTGGCGATGATGGCGCTTAGTCAACACTTAGAAGCTGCTAAGGTAACACCTACTCAATTCAAAAGCATCTGGACGTGGGCAAATTTGCGCAAACTTGCTGAAGGAATGAACCCTTTTGACTACTTCAAGTACCGTTACTACGAAAAATGGCTTGGAGGTATTTCCAGTTTTTTTATTGAATCAGGATACATTTCTACAGCAGAACTTGAAACGAAAACTGAAGTTTTTTTAGAAAAATCTGATACACCTCTACCCCATAACACCGAGCCTGCAATTGATAATCAAGTGATTGAGTATCTGCGTGTGGGAGATTCGCCCAAGTGCAAGGTAGAAGATCTAAAACCTAAGTTCAGCGTAGGTGATACAGTAACGATCAAAAATCCCTTACCAACTGAACATTGCAAATTACCAGGATACTTGCGAAATAAACAGGGAGTCATCGAAACAGTTTACGAAGATGCTTACAATTATCCTTTACAGACAGGAGATGGTGTGGGAGATCCAATGCCTATTTACAGTATCAAGTTTGATTCGCATGCAATTTGGGGTAACTTGACAGAACCAAAAACCTGGATTTACGCAGATATCTACGAAGCATATATCGAAAACCCAAATTGA
- a CDS encoding DMT family transporter, which yields MLGFTLVLFGSLCLAAQNVLLRVIFVNSLIFGILPFGGFVVPSLANSLLLLQLRAVFMLPLIVLLAPKLYATTWLNLKQLLYPQDRPLLIKASISSFSLFLSLALLFIAIAKIPAGVATVLFFIHPAITVILAWRIFGDRPTWLRWGVLVIVFSGSFLVVPSFTTTTDSDTLIGISAALGAGVAYAIQGILAQICFRAIHPVPFTVVSCTVILVFSSLSLLFVNIEVGDVWSILGIVSLIAALLTLAGQLLYNFGIHLANAAIASIVAISNPTSTAILAWLIIQEALQGRQVLGVALVTLGVGLLSQDARNTKSG from the coding sequence ATGCTTGGCTTTACGCTAGTTCTCTTTGGTTCTCTCTGTCTGGCTGCTCAAAACGTGCTGCTGCGGGTGATTTTCGTCAACAGTCTCATTTTTGGGATACTACCCTTTGGTGGATTTGTTGTTCCAAGTCTTGCTAACTCATTGTTGCTATTGCAGTTGCGTGCAGTCTTTATGCTACCGTTGATAGTTCTGCTAGCACCCAAGCTTTATGCCACGACATGGCTAAACTTAAAACAGTTGCTCTACCCCCAAGACCGCCCACTATTGATTAAAGCTTCGATCAGTAGTTTTTCTTTATTTTTATCACTGGCACTTCTATTCATTGCCATTGCCAAGATTCCCGCTGGGGTTGCGACCGTTTTATTTTTTATTCATCCAGCAATTACAGTTATCCTCGCTTGGCGGATTTTTGGCGATCGCCCAACATGGTTGCGTTGGGGAGTGCTAGTTATTGTCTTCAGTGGTAGTTTTCTTGTTGTGCCGAGTTTCACGACAACAACCGATAGCGATACTTTAATTGGTATTAGCGCCGCATTAGGAGCCGGAGTCGCTTATGCTATTCAAGGAATTCTGGCACAAATTTGTTTTCGCGCGATTCATCCTGTGCCTTTTACCGTTGTCAGCTGTACAGTGATTTTGGTGTTTTCTAGCCTCAGTTTGTTATTCGTCAATATCGAGGTAGGCGATGTTTGGTCAATTCTAGGGATTGTCAGCTTAATTGCCGCATTACTCACACTCGCTGGACAACTTTTGTACAATTTTGGCATCCATTTAGCCAACGCCGCGATCGCTTCCATCGTGGCGATTAGTAATCCTACTTCTACCGCAATCTTAGCTTGGTTGATTATTCAAGAAGCTTTACAAGGTAGGCAAGTTTTGGGAGTAGCTTTGGTAACGCTAGGGGTAGGATTACTCAGTCAAGATGCACGCAACACAAAAAGCGGCTAG
- a CDS encoding SGNH/GDSL hydrolase family protein translates to MQAKSFLLAGLAFLTFVMVVLTTSIQANQPITELYVFGDSLSDTGMVFQATGGMYPPPPYFQGRYSNGRVWVEYLADRLNLSSNQVNNFAYGGATTDGDRNSLVPGLLTQIQSFHKTQPKTRPDALYVIWAGANDYLQGASNTIPVENITSAIASLTNVGAKKILVANLPDLGQLPTTRTTANSARLSALTQAHNQSLRRSLKVLQQHSDVQIATLDANTLYREAIASPATFGFNNVINPCLTNSNACHNPDTFLFWDGIHPTTRAHQILGETAFTAIQDAGIVNSRASKLP, encoded by the coding sequence ATGCAAGCAAAAAGTTTTCTATTAGCAGGACTTGCGTTCCTAACTTTTGTCATGGTTGTATTGACAACATCGATTCAGGCAAATCAACCGATTACAGAACTTTATGTGTTTGGCGACAGTCTTTCGGATACAGGTATGGTGTTCCAAGCCACAGGAGGGATGTATCCACCTCCACCTTATTTTCAAGGACGTTATTCAAATGGTCGGGTTTGGGTAGAATATCTAGCCGATCGCCTAAATCTCTCGTCAAATCAAGTCAACAATTTTGCGTATGGAGGAGCTACGACTGATGGCGATCGCAATAGTCTTGTACCTGGCTTGCTGACACAAATTCAATCGTTTCATAAAACGCAGCCAAAGACTCGACCAGATGCATTGTATGTTATATGGGCAGGGGCGAATGATTACTTGCAGGGAGCGAGCAATACAATACCTGTCGAAAATATCACCAGCGCGATCGCTTCTTTAACTAATGTCGGTGCTAAAAAGATCCTAGTAGCAAATTTACCAGATTTAGGACAGTTACCAACGACACGCACCACGGCGAATTCTGCAAGGCTCAGTGCATTAACACAAGCGCATAATCAAAGTTTGCGGCGATCGCTGAAGGTATTGCAGCAGCATTCTGATGTTCAAATCGCCACGCTAGATGCAAATACACTTTATCGAGAAGCGATCGCAAGTCCAGCTACTTTTGGCTTTAACAATGTCATCAATCCGTGTTTAACCAACTCGAACGCCTGTCACAATCCAGACACCTTTTTATTCTGGGATGGTATTCATCCGACAACAAGGGCGCACCAAATTCTAGGGGAAACTGCCTTTACAGCAATTCAAGATGCAGGAATTGTGAATTCCCGTGCGAGCAAGCTACCATAA
- a CDS encoding ABC transporter ATP-binding protein produces the protein MLPAKHFAETTATNTASQTLLEFDRVGLEYIVDNRPKRIIEDVSLSINEGEFVSIVGPSGCGKTSILKMVSGLNPTAIGEIRLQGKKITKPLKNVGIAFQNPVLLPWRNTLKNVLLPLEVVQPYKREYKRRLPEYKRMAQELLATVGLQDFQQQLPWQLSGGMRQRASLCRALIHQPEILLLDEPFGALDAFTREEMWVMLQNLWMRVKCVGILITHDLREAVFLSDTVYVMSPRPSSIIYQLKIDLPRPRTLEMCLTDDFNHLFSDIRRHIRRS, from the coding sequence ATGCTGCCTGCCAAACATTTTGCAGAGACGACTGCAACTAATACCGCAAGTCAGACACTCTTAGAATTTGACCGCGTTGGTCTCGAATACATTGTTGATAATAGACCAAAACGAATTATTGAAGATGTTTCTTTATCAATTAACGAAGGTGAGTTTGTTTCTATAGTTGGACCTAGTGGTTGTGGTAAAACATCAATCCTGAAAATGGTTTCTGGCTTAAATCCTACTGCGATTGGAGAAATAAGACTCCAAGGAAAAAAGATTACTAAACCCCTCAAAAATGTAGGAATTGCCTTCCAAAATCCTGTGTTGCTACCTTGGCGAAATACATTAAAAAATGTATTGCTACCTCTAGAAGTTGTTCAACCATACAAGCGCGAGTATAAACGGCGATTGCCAGAATACAAACGCATGGCACAAGAACTTTTAGCAACTGTTGGCTTGCAAGATTTTCAACAACAACTTCCTTGGCAACTTTCTGGAGGAATGCGCCAACGTGCTTCACTGTGTCGCGCTTTGATTCATCAACCAGAAATTCTTTTACTAGATGAACCTTTTGGGGCGTTAGATGCTTTCACTCGCGAGGAAATGTGGGTAATGTTGCAAAATCTCTGGATGCGAGTTAAGTGTGTGGGAATTTTGATTACTCACGATCTGCGCGAAGCTGTGTTTCTATCAGATACAGTTTACGTCATGAGTCCACGCCCTAGTTCAATTATTTATCAATTAAAAATTGACTTACCTAGACCGCGCACTTTGGAAATGTGTTTAACCGATGATTTTAATCATCTCTTTTCTGATATTCGCAGGCACATTCGTCGGAGCTAA
- a CDS encoding nitrile hydratase accessory protein, translating into MQIKFEQFVTASMLGSQDAPPRSNGELLFQSDWESRAFGIAIALSKKGHYEWEDFRQELIAAIAEWEASHYLDDPNWDYYQRWLLALERLVLELDLIDTQELETRTQQLLER; encoded by the coding sequence ATGCAGATTAAGTTTGAGCAGTTTGTGACTGCAAGTATGCTGGGAAGCCAAGATGCACCACCTCGCAGTAATGGGGAGTTATTATTTCAAAGCGATTGGGAAAGTCGTGCCTTTGGAATAGCGATCGCGCTTTCTAAAAAAGGACACTACGAGTGGGAGGATTTTCGTCAGGAATTAATCGCGGCGATCGCCGAATGGGAAGCAAGCCACTATTTAGACGATCCAAATTGGGATTATTACCAACGTTGGCTTCTTGCTTTGGAACGCTTAGTACTAGAACTCGACCTCATTGACACGCAAGAACTAGAGACAAGAACTCAGCAGCTACTTGAGCGATAG
- a CDS encoding ABC transporter permease: protein MSKQFKLDRFFHSKVASFILPFLATILLLIIWELGVHIFQIPQFNLPSPSSIYQAAITYSSQLWTNAWRTLVTTTIGFLLAIATGVFLGFLIGYSRIAYLTLYPILVGFNTIPKVALVPLLAVWFGANEIPATLTAFLLAFFPIAVNVALGLDTVEPEMKDVLRSLGASQLEVFQKVGWPHTLPYLFASLKVAASFAFVGSVIAESVASNGGMGYLIVAASSNFDVPLAFAGLLALSILGILLYGFFVILEKYAIYWAR from the coding sequence ATGAGCAAACAATTTAAATTAGATCGTTTTTTTCACTCGAAGGTAGCTAGTTTTATATTACCATTTCTGGCAACTATTCTATTGTTAATCATTTGGGAACTAGGCGTTCATATTTTTCAAATTCCGCAGTTTAATTTACCTTCACCTAGTAGTATCTATCAAGCTGCTATTACATATAGTTCGCAACTTTGGACAAATGCTTGGCGAACATTAGTGACAACAACGATTGGATTTCTTTTGGCGATCGCAACTGGTGTCTTTTTGGGATTCTTGATTGGTTACTCGCGCATTGCTTACCTAACGCTTTATCCGATATTGGTAGGTTTTAACACGATCCCGAAAGTCGCGCTCGTTCCCCTCCTTGCAGTTTGGTTTGGTGCAAATGAAATTCCTGCAACACTTACTGCTTTCTTACTAGCCTTCTTCCCGATCGCCGTTAACGTTGCTTTAGGATTAGATACGGTAGAGCCAGAGATGAAAGACGTGCTGCGATCGCTTGGCGCATCCCAGCTTGAAGTTTTCCAAAAAGTTGGATGGCCCCACACTCTACCCTACCTATTTGCATCGCTGAAAGTTGCCGCATCTTTTGCATTTGTTGGTTCCGTAATCGCTGAGTCGGTAGCCTCGAATGGTGGAATGGGTTATCTCATCGTTGCGGCTAGCTCTAATTTTGACGTACCACTAGCTTTTGCTGGACTTTTGGCGCTATCTATTTTAGGAATACTCCTCTACGGCTTTTTCGTCATCTTGGAAAAGTATGCAATCTACTGGGCACGCTAA
- the nthA gene encoding nitrile hydratase subunit alpha, whose amino-acid sequence MSDSSREAYNAARVKALESLLIEKGIITSETVDKVIDFFEKDMGPFNGAKIVAKAWVDPEFKQRLLEDTPAAIAQMNLPRGMAGAEGEHMKAVENTPEVHNLIVCTLCSCYPWPVLGLPPYWFKDPTFRARAIREPRKVLQEFGLDIPESTEVRVWDTSAQIRWFVIPERPAGTEGWTEEQLATIVTPEAMQGAAKVQISQSS is encoded by the coding sequence ATGAGCGACAGTAGCAGAGAAGCCTATAATGCAGCTCGTGTAAAAGCTTTAGAATCTCTGCTGATTGAAAAAGGAATTATTACCAGTGAAACGGTTGATAAAGTCATCGACTTCTTTGAAAAGGATATGGGACCGTTTAACGGTGCTAAGATTGTCGCCAAAGCATGGGTAGATCCTGAATTCAAGCAACGCTTACTCGAAGATACACCTGCGGCGATCGCACAAATGAATTTACCACGTGGCATGGCGGGTGCTGAGGGCGAACATATGAAAGCAGTCGAAAATACTCCAGAAGTACACAACTTAATTGTATGTACTCTGTGTTCCTGCTATCCTTGGCCCGTTCTCGGCTTACCTCCCTACTGGTTCAAAGATCCCACATTTCGCGCCAGAGCAATTAGAGAACCCAGAAAAGTCTTACAAGAGTTCGGATTAGACATTCCTGAATCAACTGAAGTACGCGTGTGGGATACAAGTGCGCAAATTCGCTGGTTCGTCATTCCAGAACGCCCCGCAGGTACAGAAGGATGGACAGAAGAACAATTAGCTACGATAGTTACCCCAGAAGCCATGCAAGGTGCAGCGAAAGTCCAAATTTCTCAGAGTAGTTAG